A region of Jonquetella anthropi DSM 22815 DNA encodes the following proteins:
- a CDS encoding nicotinate phosphoribosyltransferase — protein MTTPLAFDTMADVKAFTPDKDRLFLSATHEEIISGAVADVYFVRSRDVLRVTGQLDVPVTAEIFARRHGVFAGLGEALRILKPLNVKVQSLRDGDTFESKDTLMRIEGAYGEFGAYESILLGILASSSGWATAARECVEAAGGKPCLCFGARHVHPSVAPVMESIAVSVGGCSAASCILGAKLAGGEPSGTIPHAVVLVNGDTVRVAKAYASLLKPHEPMTVLVDTFKDEAEETLRVAEALGDRLTSIRLDTPSERGGVTPALVREVRWRLDKAGFPNVKIVASGGLDPDRIRILSAAGVDMFGVGSYICHGVTCDMTMDLKEVDGKPIAKRGRLPGRLDNPKLVDVQ, from the coding sequence ATGACGACGCCTCTGGCCTTCGACACGATGGCCGATGTGAAGGCCTTTACGCCGGACAAAGACAGGCTGTTTTTAAGCGCCACTCACGAGGAAATTATCTCCGGCGCTGTGGCTGACGTGTACTTTGTTCGGTCCCGGGACGTCCTTCGGGTTACCGGTCAGCTCGACGTCCCGGTGACGGCGGAGATCTTTGCCAGACGGCACGGCGTTTTTGCCGGACTGGGAGAGGCCCTGCGGATTTTGAAGCCGCTGAACGTCAAGGTGCAGTCGCTTCGGGACGGGGATACCTTCGAGAGCAAGGACACCCTGATGAGAATCGAGGGGGCGTACGGCGAGTTTGGCGCCTACGAGTCGATTCTCCTCGGCATTTTGGCCAGCTCATCAGGCTGGGCGACCGCAGCTCGGGAGTGTGTCGAAGCCGCCGGCGGCAAGCCGTGCTTGTGCTTCGGCGCCCGGCACGTTCACCCGTCTGTCGCGCCGGTCATGGAGAGCATCGCCGTGTCAGTCGGCGGCTGCAGCGCCGCCAGTTGTATTCTGGGCGCTAAGCTTGCCGGTGGCGAGCCGTCCGGCACGATTCCCCACGCGGTTGTGCTGGTGAACGGCGACACGGTTCGGGTCGCCAAGGCATACGCGTCGCTGCTGAAGCCTCATGAGCCGATGACGGTTCTGGTCGACACGTTTAAGGACGAGGCCGAAGAGACGCTTCGGGTTGCCGAAGCCCTCGGCGACCGGCTCACGTCCATTCGTCTCGACACGCCCAGCGAGCGCGGCGGCGTGACGCCGGCGCTTGTCCGGGAGGTTCGGTGGCGGCTCGACAAGGCCGGATTCCCGAACGTAAAAATCGTCGCTTCCGGCGGGCTTGATCCCGATCGGATCCGTATTCTGTCCGCCGCCGGCGTCGACATGTTCGGCGTGGGCAGCTACATTTGCCACGGCGTGACCTGCGACATGACTATGGACTTGAAAGAAGTGGACGGTAAACCGATCGCCAAGCGGGGAAGATTGCCCGGGAGACTGGACAACCCCAAGCTTGTTGATGTACAATAA
- the rplM gene encoding 50S ribosomal protein L13: MTANRTFMATKASYVPKWYVIDATDIPLGRLASRISLILTGKSKPSYTPHVDTGDFVIVINADKVGFTGRRKLAETKVYRHSGHPGGFKETTYAEMMQKDSTRLVERIVRGMLPKSRLHFERKLKVYAGADHPHAAQQPVQITL; this comes from the coding sequence ATGACCGCCAACCGGACTTTTATGGCGACGAAGGCCAGCTACGTGCCCAAGTGGTACGTCATCGACGCAACGGACATTCCGTTGGGCCGTTTGGCTTCGCGGATTTCGCTAATTCTTACCGGCAAGAGCAAGCCCAGCTACACGCCGCACGTTGATACCGGCGACTTTGTCATCGTCATCAACGCCGACAAGGTCGGATTCACCGGCCGCCGGAAGCTGGCTGAGACGAAAGTTTACCGTCATTCCGGGCATCCCGGAGGATTCAAGGAGACCACGTATGCTGAGATGATGCAGAAAGATTCCACCCGTCTGGTGGAGCGCATCGTCCGCGGCATGCTTCCCAAGTCGCGCCTTCACTTTGAGCGCAAGCTCAAGGTTTACGCCGGCGCCGATCACCCCCACGCGGCACAGCAGCCCGTGCAGATTACGCTGTAA
- the rpsI gene encoding 30S ribosomal protein S9: MATSYFWGTGRRKNAVARVRLVSGEGKFLVNDREPAEYFPRHNWLTAALSPLVLLGLENKVDVFVNAHGGGLTGQSGAIRMGLARALIKLNPDLRAQLKKAGMLTRDPRMVERKKFGQRGARARYQFSKR, translated from the coding sequence ATGGCTACGTCCTACTTCTGGGGCACCGGGCGGCGGAAGAACGCTGTCGCCAGAGTTCGCCTTGTTTCCGGCGAGGGGAAATTCCTCGTCAACGACCGTGAGCCGGCCGAGTACTTCCCCCGGCACAACTGGCTGACGGCGGCCCTGTCGCCGCTCGTTCTGCTCGGTCTGGAGAACAAAGTCGACGTGTTCGTCAACGCGCACGGCGGCGGCCTGACCGGTCAGAGCGGAGCGATCCGCATGGGACTTGCCCGCGCCCTCATCAAGCTGAACCCGGACCTTCGGGCCCAGCTCAAGAAGGCCGGCATGCTGACCCGGGATCCCCGTATGGTCGAGCGCAAGAAGTTCGGCCAGAGAGGCGCCCGCGCCCGCTACCAGTTCAGCAAGCGTTAA
- the secG gene encoding preprotein translocase subunit SecG, whose amino-acid sequence MRTALNIFQLLLCVVLSASVIMQPRKQGRFGGIFGGATQADAVSTRQWHRFTTLSKISVACCALFLITSVALVMMKS is encoded by the coding sequence ATGAGAACCGCGCTGAACATTTTTCAACTGTTGCTGTGCGTTGTCCTGTCTGCCAGCGTGATCATGCAGCCCCGGAAGCAGGGCCGCTTTGGCGGTATCTTTGGCGGCGCTACTCAGGCTGACGCAGTGTCCACCCGCCAGTGGCACCGGTTTACCACCCTGTCGAAGATTTCGGTGGCCTGCTGCGCCCTGTTCCTCATCACTTCAGTCGCGCTGGTGATGATGAAGTCATGA